The window TGCACCACTTACGGTGGAGCCAGTGGTGGAAGAGGTCAAAGAAGAAACCACCATAGATGGTCCTCCCCCAGCAGAAGAGCCACCCACCACCGAAGTCGCAGTTGAAGCTGACACCATAGTGGTGGAGGAGACAAAAAGCGAGGTAGAAGAACCAAAGGCAGAGACGGCTCAAGAAAAAGTGAAGGCAGCTGAGGAAGAAACTTTGGCAACAACAGAGGCAGTCCCGGAAGAACCTCAAGTTACAAAGAAGGCCGGCTCAAAAGACAATCCGGCGACTGAGGAAGTAAAAGAATCAGTGAAGGAAGAGGAAGAACCAGCTGAGATTGCTGCTAGCACTGAAGTTACAACAGAAAAATAAAGAGAGATTGATAGAGTGCTCATATTTggatgttatatttatattactttcTATATTTAACATGGTCAAAATTTGATTTCTATGTCTTGTATCCTGAAAAACTAGGTGGTAACTGGAAAGGAATGACtgggattaaaaaaaaaaagacgcgCCACTTTGGGTTTTGAGAAGTTAAAACTTAATGTATTCTATTTCTCTGTGTCCGATTTTATTTTCAAGGTATCAAAACTTGAATGATTATCTATTTCCAGAATATGAGTAGAGTATAGACTATAGACGCCACAAATTCCCATTTCTGGAACTGAAAGTTCACAAGAATTGCCCTAAACGTGCAACAAGTTGGTTTGACTCGAAACACTTTACAGgggactttatatatatatatatgagaaagataatttgagaccaactaaaaaagtccaaaaaaggaccattgattttcgtaacttacacaccaccatcatcatctactacgatatacaagacttttttgtaaaaaccctaagactttccagcgaatatatatatatatatatatatatatatatatatatatatatatatatatatatatatatatattcacacttGGGGCTCACTATGACTACGAAGCTACACGTGTAACAACAATCTACTTAACTGAATAAGCGGTTTAGAATACTCTGGTAATTAAAGAT is drawn from Erigeron canadensis isolate Cc75 chromosome 9, C_canadensis_v1, whole genome shotgun sequence and contains these coding sequences:
- the LOC122583875 gene encoding fruit protein pKIWI501-like, with amino-acid sequence MASVEVKSAANTLPENLERTSEASKEAEPVVAAPLTVEPVVEEVKEETTIDGPPPAEEPPTTEVAVEADTIVVEETKSEVEEPKAETAQEKVKAAEEETLATTEAVPEEPQVTKKAGSKDNPATEEVKESVKEEEEPAEIAASTEVTTEK